Within Haloterrigena turkmenica DSM 5511, the genomic segment CGTGGGTCAATCATGGGTGAGTTCACTCTTCGTTTCAAGGAACTGTGGGCGAGCTTCCGTTCGGGGATCGAACGCTGGGCTCTCGATCGGCTGGACGACGCGACAGACGTCAGCGTGCAACGAGTAGGGCACGCGAAGCAGACGGCTCCGGTCGGCGGTCACAACGGGATCGATCGGAATCTCATAACGCTCGAGCAGGAGGTCGTTGAGCACTTCTCGGCTTTTCTCGTCGTACCCATATTCAAGATCCTCATCAAGCAGGTAGACGTGAACGCCTTGACCGGAATAGACGACCATCGTCTCCTCGGCAGCAAACACATCCATGAAGATCTCACGCGTTTTGAAGCCATACTCGATCGCACGGTCGATATCCTCGAACGAGTAGGGATACCCCGTCGGGTCGGCGTCACGAATCTCAGTCTCGGCGAGCAACGTGTCGTCACGACTCGCATCTGCTGATTGGATCTCGAGGTCGGTCTCGTCAAGCTCGCGTTCAGCGCGTGCTGTGGCGATATCTTTCGCATCGATATCGACCGCGAGAACCCACGATCGGTCCCAGTTGTCTAACCCGTAGTAGACGCCATCCGAAATCGGATCGCTCTTCTCGAGCAGATCGGGATCGGCCAACGCGTACTCACTCCCCTGGAACGGGTCATACCGTGCAGGAGATTGGATGAACGAGACGAGTTCTTCGACGTTGCTGAAGTTCTGTGCAATCGGCTTTCCATCTGAGGTGGTACGCCACGTCGGCCGTCGAATGAAGTCTCGGTCAGGTCGCTTCTCTTTGCGGATGGGATGGCGCTCGCGGAAGCTGATCCCGAACTCTTTCGGTCCCGTTGGGGTGATAAACGGCGGTAACTGATCTACATACTCGGGGAACTCCTCGGTATAGTACGCATAGACCTCGCCACGGGTTGCCTGTCGCCAGGTCATAAGGGTCTACCACCGGTGAGTTCGAATGTCATGTCAACCGTCATTATTCAACTCGTTTAAGTCA encodes:
- a CDS encoding DNA primase encodes the protein MTWRQATRGEVYAYYTEEFPEYVDQLPPFITPTGPKEFGISFRERHPIRKEKRPDRDFIRRPTWRTTSDGKPIAQNFSNVEELVSFIQSPARYDPFQGSEYALADPDLLEKSDPISDGVYYGLDNWDRSWVLAVDIDAKDIATARAERELDETDLEIQSADASRDDTLLAETEIRDADPTGYPYSFEDIDRAIEYGFKTREIFMDVFAAEETMVVYSGQGVHVYLLDEDLEYGYDEKSREVLNDLLLERYEIPIDPVVTADRSRLLRVPYSLHADVCRVVQPIESPAFDPRTEARPQFLETKSELTHD